In Musa acuminata AAA Group cultivar baxijiao chromosome BXJ3-11, Cavendish_Baxijiao_AAA, whole genome shotgun sequence, one DNA window encodes the following:
- the LOC135652462 gene encoding L-ascorbate oxidase homolog: MSRVVVLVVVVLSVLGLSGVGAEDPYLFFTWNVTYGTIAPLGVPQKGILINGQFPGPNINSTTNNNIVINVFNNLDEPFLFSWNGIQQRKNSWQDGVPGTNCPIQPGKNFTYHFQVKDQIGSFYYFPSLAMHKAVGGFGGLRINSRLLIPVPFDPPADDYTVLVGDWYAKDHKALAKTLDMGRSIGLPSGVLINGKSGKHGSGKDDKPLFVMEAGKVYRYRICNTGIKASINFRIQGHTMELVEMDGSHTMQNMYDSLDIHVGQCFSVLVTADRAPKDYYLVASTRFLRKEITATAVVRYAGSNTPPSAVLPKGPTGWGWSLNQWRSFRWNLTASAARPNPQGSYHYGSINITRTIKLSSSRVVDGGKIRFTLNGLSHVDTDTPLKHGEYFGVGDKFFKYNLIGDVPPASKAPFTLAPNVITIEFRTYVEIILENPERNLQSYHLDGYSFFPVGMGPGKWTPASRKGYNLLDAVSRHTIQVYPRSWSAIMLTFDNAGMWNLRSELWERRYQGQQLYISVQSPARSLRDEYSLPDTVLLCGAVASLPKPPPYT, encoded by the exons ATGTCGCGTGTCGTGGTGCTCGTGGTGGTGGTGTTGTCGGTCCTGGGGCTGTCCGGCGTCGGCGCCGAGGATCCGTACCTCTTCTTCACGTGGAACGTGACCTACGGCACCATCGCTCCTCTCGGCGTTCCTCAGAAAGGTATCCTCATCAATGGCCAGTTCCCCGGCCCTAACATCAACTCCACCACCAACAACAACATCGTCATCAATGTCTTCAACAACCTCGACGAACCCTTCCTCTTCTCATG GAACGGGATCCAGCAAAGGAAGAACTCGTGGCAGGACGGAGTGCCTGGGACCAACTGCCCGATCCAGCCCGGCAAGAACTTCACGTACCACTTCCAGGTGAAGGACCAGATCGGCAGCTTCTACTACTTCCCGTCCCTGGCCATGCACAAGGCGGTCGGTGGCTTCGGTGGTCTGCGGATCAATAGCCGCCTTCTCATCCCTGTGCCGTTCGACCCCCCGGCCGACGACTACACCGTCCTGGTCGGCGACTGGTACGCTAAGGACCACAAGGCCCTCGCCAAGACCCTCGACATGGGCCGCAGCATCGGCCTCCCCTCCGGCGTGCTCATCAACGGAAAGAGCGGCAAGCATGGCAGCGGCAAGGACGACAAGCCGCTGTTCGTGATGGAGGCCGGAAAGGTCTACCGCTACCGCATCTGCAACACCGGGATCAAGGCCTCCATCAACTTCCGCATCCAGGGCCACACCATGGAGCTGGTGGAGATGGACGGCTCGCACACTATGCAGAACATGTACGACTCCCTCGACATCCACGTCGGGCAGTGCTTCTCCGTGCTCGTCACCGCCGACCGGGCACCTAAAGACTACTACCTGGTGGCCTCCACTCGGTTCCTGAGGAAGGAGATCACCGCCACTGCCGTCGTCCGATACGCCGGCTCCAACACCCCCCCTTCGGCGGTCCTCCCCAAGGGACCCACGGGCTGGGGGTGGTCGCTCAACCAGTGGCGGTCTTTCCGGTGGAACCTCACGGCCAGCGCCGCCCGGCCGAACCCCCAGGGCTCCTACCACTACGGCAGCATCAACATCACCCGCACCATCAAGCTCTCCAGCTCCCGCGTCGTCGATGGTGGCAAGATCCGGTTCACGCTCAACGGTTTGTCGCACGTCGACACCGACACCCCGCTCAAGCACGGAGAGTACTTCGGCGTTGGCGACAAGTTCTTCAAGTACAACCTCATCGGCGACGTGCCGCCAGCTAGCAAAGCTCCCTTCACCCTGGCCCCTAACGTTATCACGATCGAGTTCAGGACCTACGTGGAGATTATCTTGGAGAACCCTGAGAGGAACCTGCAGTCCTACCACTTGGACGGCTACTCCTTCTTCCCCGTCGG GATGGGGCCAGGGAAATGGACGCCGGCGAGCAGGAAGGGCTACAACCTACTGGACGCAGTAAGCAGGCATACGATCCAGGTGTACCCGAGGTCGTGGTCGGCGATCATGCTGACGTTCGACAACGCCGGGATGTGGAACCTGAGGTCGGAGCTGTGGGAGCGGCGTTACCAGGGGCAGCAGCTCTACATCAGCGTGCAGTCGCCGGCGCGATCACTGAGGGACGAGTACAGCCTTCCCGACACCGTCTTGCTCTGCGGAGCGGTCGCCAGCCTCCCCAAGCCGCCTCCCTACACCTGA